attaattattttatgtttatttttaattattaacttttatttgattattttaaactaattattaatctattttttgttacaGCAAAAATATCATTGGTCCATCTGAGTGAACGAGGACGTGAAGACGGCGTTCACCAGCAAGGCGAAGAAGCGGTTGTTGGACACCGTAGGCAATTGGAAGGAAGATTGGTTGTGCAAGGGTTATGAGGACGAGAAACCCGCTGAGCACACCATGGAAGTGGGGGATGGCCTCATCTGTTACTGGAACCTTTCATCATCCATTGCGGTCTCCAACAGTTGCTCTGCCTCCCGTCTTACCAAAGATGAGCACGACAACGGCCCGATGCTTCACTAAACGGGTCAAAAATCCCATACCCGTATCCGCTTGAAAAtggtaattaaataaaaaaattccatattaaatattttaataattaatatgtttatgtatattgattttaactttctttaaatgtttttcagGCCAAAGAGACGGGATAACTCCCGTCTCTTAAAGAGCTTTACGAGAAGACCCACAAGAACAAGACGGGGGAATTTGTGGATCCTAgatccgagcaaatctacaacgatgTGGTTGCTCGGATTGAAGACCGCCAACTCATCTGACCTAGCAATCTCCCGAGGGAATACCAGTCATATTATCCACTCAAAAAGTGGAttagatttacgaggaggtaaaaaaaatattttagtttttaatcattaattctacctattttcaattattaacattaaaattttacttcattttataagttgtccctaagaaaaagagACGTACGTTGGGGATTGGTTCCGTCAACGATATCCcaagagcgacatcgtcttatggtCAGAGACGAGGTGATGAAGTCACTCAGCTGCGTTCTGAGTTGGACTCGACGTGGACTGAGTTGGCGTCGACGCGGTCTGAGTTGGAGTCGATGCGGTCTTCGTTCCAAGTTCTTATGGATGCAGTGGAGAGGTTTCTGGAAGTTATAGCTTCTGGAAATCCGCAATAGGAGGGGTTATTGGCGGAGATGCGACGATAGAATCCTATTCCCGAGCTTTCCCGTACAcaggaggaagaggaagcagTACAGATGAGGAGTCAAGACCTCTTCCGAAAAACGATCAAGAGAaacctttagttttttttattgtataatataaattccaaacttttattatttatataaaatattttcgcattaattatttattttttaatattttaatatttttgaaataaaataaaatttaaaaataaattttaaaataaattcggTTATTATGAAATGAAGCAAATTCGTAGCTAATTCACGACATTTTTACGTTAATTTATTACGAGGAATGTATTACGTCGAGTTTACGAGGACTTCTTTACTTACGAGGACTTCTTTACGTGTAGTTTACGTGGATTTTACGTGGATATTTTACGTGttatttaagagaaaatatACGTCGAGTTTACGATAAATATTTACGTatattttacgaggaaattttAGGTGcagtttacgaggaatatttACGTGTCTTTTACGAGAAATATTTACGTGTTTTTTACGTGGAAACTTAGCGCCCTTTTTACGTGTAATCTTTATGTCACCTTTACGACGAATTGTTAACTATCGCTTTACGACGAATTATGTTCTTCGTAAACTTACGACAAATTAGCGACGAAATATGCATTACGACAAATGTTTAACGATGAAATGAGTTTCCTCGGTAATACGTCGTAAACCTTCTTTTACGATGAATTAACGACAAAATTGGTCGTCGTTACAttcgtgttttcttgtagtgatatatatatttatatatatgtatatacaatgATCACACATGGGAACACGTTGTTAACCGCGAAAATTGATGGTAAGGGACTTTGTGAACCAATCAAAACTTGTTCTTAGTGCATGTTAGTTTAACGTCTGTTAGTTTATTAGGTTGTTAAAAATAGTAACTGAAACCACGACAGTGATGAACATATATAGTAAGCAATATATTACACTAGACCTTCAATTCAGTGAGGAACTtaccaaatatataataagaaacttACCACATAGAGTAACAAATATATTACACTAAGCACAccttaaataaaagaattaaacaaCAATAGTATggggaaatatatatatatatatatatatatatatatataaaaattagttcattaaaactatttaaatagTTGATGAGTAAATGTATGAGGtagaaaaattaaacaaaaataatatatacaaaattcatttaagaaaataaacaccataattaaataattttactcATTGTCCTTGAACATAAACCAATTAGATCCACAAAAACATGATTGTATATTCTAGTAATAGTAAAATTTGAGGTTTATGATAAGCTAAAGTCAATATGAGTTAGATAACGTTTTTACCcagattttagttttattatatattaccAAAATTATTCAcgaaatctattatttttataaattttaaaatcaaattaccACTTCACcatattttgtaaattgttATCTTTATAAACTTAGCCACAATTTACAACAAAACGAAATCCATGTTTATATGTAGAGTGACTAGTGCTGACAAATCTCTAGTAGTCATGATGATTAATTCAACAATAAAAAGTAGTCggtagtttacaaaaaaaaaaagtagtcgGCCACTATATGATCGAATTGTACGTGTGAAAAACTGATATAGTCTCCATGTTTGTCATTGTCAAAACTTTAAGCGGTAAAATAAAGCATTTTTAATCGATCTTGAAAAGTAGTCGATTTTAATAGAAAGAGCCAAAGAATTATATGAGTCGCGTTGTTGAATATGAATAGTGATATAAGTCAACGTACACTATTGGTCAGGAGTCAGGACAACTATACTACGGTTCTTCTGGACTAAGATAAATGGCAAGGAAGTCGTGTATTTGGCTTTTCCTAGAAAAAGGACAAAACACTATCTCTCAAATTCAAATCTTAGCCATTTGTTTATCAATAACGAATCTTGAAGCAAACGTCGAAACCGTGTATTCTTTTTTATACCTATTTAGAAATGTACTggttttaagaataaaaataatatatcaaaactgAGGTTTGGCTTCCTCTATATATGTAGGACAAAGTCCCTATTGCAAAGACCAAAAATAATACGAAGAAGAATATGGGTTCGAAGTCTCTAAATATTGCTGCACTTGTGTTGCCACTGCTTCTTATACTGTTCACTCTTTCCTCTCAAGCTAGACTCGTCGAATCTACTGGGCGCAAACTGGGTAACTATCtttaacattatatatacatatactaaGGTATTAATGATAATAAACCAGACTAAAATTAACTTCGTTCACCAAATTTATGTAAAGGTTTCAAtcgttagaaaaaaaaagttgaatatTTAAAGATTTGGTCAAGTTTGTGATCGGTTTCTTCATTAAACTTCCTATGTAAAATTcagtaaaaaaattgaatacaCCCAACGTGAAATCAGTTTCTCCACCTATGCAAATCAAGCatctaaattattttgaatGTTAAATAGCAGTACGGGGATTTGGGGGAGCGCCTATCATATGGACACCACCTTCAAATTCATGTGGGGCTTCTCCAGCAGTATGGTATCCGAAACCTACGAAACCCCGACCATGCAGGCGTTCTCCAGGAATTGGCATCCCTACTTCGTACCAATCTCCTTGATACAATTATAATAATACTTCAATTCACGTTTACTTCTCTATGTCAGACTTTCAAAGTGATATGCAATAATAAAGTGTATGAGGTTTTCTGATCAGGTTTCATTTCTAGTGTAGCCAGACGACTGTTTGTTGCCTACTACTATGAATCAATGAGCGAACTAATAATGCTTACTGAGTTACTGGAACTAATACCGTAATACGTATTAGAGTATTTTCGTTCAGGATATCTGATGAAGCTACTCAAAgtacaataaaataaactattttaaattgttatttggatttaaaatcaaatcaaattctGGACTTCTTTGATAGAtgactaattttgtttttcggtaaacacaaaactaacatttttcttgtgatatttttttcactttcatCCGAACGAAAGTGCAGttctgttaaaaaaaatattttttgaaaatcataaaataacTTAAACAGCCTTATCAcatttacttatatatttatgaaaatgccaTCACCATCAATTTTACTAACCACTATGAACAACAAAAACTGATGCTAAAAATTCTCTCAAGTAAGATTTTTATTCATTCCTCTAATTCATTACATAGACAACTTCATTATCTTTCATTTCCTCTCTCATTTAATCCAAAAACTCGAATTTTTGTTTTCCTAATTACATTTTCATTGGACTTCCTCAATTTCAATTCTTCTTTGTAATTAGAAGATGTGTTTTATTCGTTCAtcataagttaaaatttatgGGTGTTTGGAGAAGTTAAAGACAAACTCTCATTAGATCTCGTTAATATTCActtgatttttgaattttcacgAATGGGACTTCAGGTGAGCTCTGATTTACCAAACAAAGTTCATGTGAAGTTTTATAATCAATGCATATGttagttatttaaattatattgagGTAGTTTGATTTAAGTGTTAAGCATGATTTACGCTAGTGGCATTAGATTGTAAATActgtattttgaaaaaaaccAGGGTTAAATCTTATTTGcacttcttttttaatagtttagactaGATTTGAActcgcgcttttaaagcgccgGATAATTTTTCGGTAAATTTTTTATACAATcttattttctgtttatttaaAGTATGTAGGTCTCGGCAGAAAATCCTAAACCAAAGTTtgaaccaaacacaaaccaaaccaagCCAATATAACCCGAATCTGAAcaatatatggttactttatagGTTTTAGGTAGTGATATAAATTAGAATCAAAACCGGTGTGATTTATCAAAATTTGATCCTTATTTACATATTTGCCATAATGAAACTTAGGATGTGATATAAATTAGAATTGAAATTCAAAGTATCAAACCTGTATCACAACATATATCTAAACGCCCAAGCttattttttctattagttttatatttgataaatattttacatatttgttGGAATAACCTGTAAAACTATACTAATAAAAAGATCAATAATAACATGTTCCATCATAtcattaaatattaatagtagCTAACTATTACCCTCTATGTTTCAAATgagataatattttaaaagtttattttatttcaaaatataagatgttttgatgttttaaggttactttaactttattagaaaatgtttaaccaaatatattttatagacatgtttataattggttgatgattttaaaattgaatctttaaaaaaataagaaaaagtaaGTTTCTTAATCTTTATGCAATAAAtcaaaacatcatatattatGAGACAGAATAAGTCATATTtgttttatcaaatatatatgtacatatatattttatcaaatatatgtatatatatatagttgtctatctataaatatattgtcATGTATTTTGTGGGAattttgaagaaattgtttcttgcatttagattaaattacatttgtatatataaagaatatataattattttatattaataaataaaatataactgattatttaattaaatttagtgttaatataaattgtattcaatatttttgaaaacatataaattagttatttaattaattaagtttAGGCTAgagtatatatttaatagtaagTTATTTTGGTATAagtaaaagataataaaaaggtaaaacatAATAACAAATTTACTTAAATGTAATTGTTCAATCTAGAGTATTTGTAAATAGATAAAAtcgtttttttaataatattgatgaGAAAAACATTAGTTGAAAGGTTACATGGAAACTTATTACGCCCATTAATGAAAATCGATAAGTATAAGCAGTTTCCAAAAACAACTTTGGTTAAATAAGTAATTTCCCAAATTATAGgtagatataattttaataactgcaaatatagaaaatgaaaatattattatgaaaatatccaaaaaattagtatattttaactgcaaatataaaaaatgaaaatataataagtaaGAATTTCctaatgaaaacataaatatgaactTATTAATATAATTCTAATTAGTGATATATGCATTaataactaattataaaaaatttatgttcGCATGTGCGGACTAAACACCTAGTATACCAaaagtactatatatatttccacatatccaaaccaaaccaatgtatatgttataattaggtattttgacatttgttattcaaatttatatatgatatctatttttttttgtagattttgagaaatttaaaatatataataaataaatttgtaaaacaaTATAAATGAGTTATCTGAACTCAAACCTAACCCGTCAAAGATCCAAACTGAATCTGAACctaatttagaaatatctgaatggaccGAAATGTTTAACCCAAAAAATCCTAAACCCGAATAGACCTGAACCGAACCCAAATGAGTATCCAAACGTCCATCTCtactttttattgtttgtttcgATAATGTAAACATTAAGTAGGTATAGCATCTCTAtaggtttaaaattttgaaatatactTAGACAGAAACGAAATACAGACTATTAGAAATAATTGATAACTAGGTGGCCGatccgcaccctgtgcgggtataaaaatatagtataatatCGATTGAGTTCAAATCTGGGAGAAAGTGAAACAAGTGAGAGTTTTAATGCTGAGACATGATTTGTACAAATCTCCAGGATTAAGTAGGGGTGGACAATTCGTTACTTTTTCGATTCGGTTGGTTTGTTTAGttcgattttaatatttttttttcaacttcaGTAAATCATATTTAGTCTGGTTCGGTGTGGTTTATATTCAGTTCAGTTtaaattcggttcggtttattttTGGATCGGTTTAATTAGGCTCTTTGTagcttaattttttaaaagaaaaattatgttttaaaacttaaattatGTACGCATAAACTATGTgaactaaattcaatataaaactgaaacaaaaactaaaaaagtcacaaaatatataaaagaataaaacaaatgaaagttaactaaagtaaaaaaaaatcaacatcattagtatgtttttaataaaagttaactattaaaaaaacaaatgtaacaaaaatatacaGGAGACAGTGacgtattaaaaaaaatatgataaaaatctcataggtaatcccatagaaacctgcaaagaaaatgtgataaaaattttaaatataatccataagtaatataaaataagaagaacaaatctgttttaaaaaaaatccatagaaacctgcaaaaaattgtcaaattttgttagcaattgtacaatataaaataatttaatagatttttaaattttattgagaCTTACCTTACTATTAAATTTGCATATCGCTATTGAAATAGACAGAAAAATGGTTTGTAGTCAACTACAACTGGTTTTTCGCCTGTGTTATTTATCTGTtaatagaaaaaacaaacaaatgtaagaatttataaatttaaatttttatatcgAATAAAATAGACTAATAAGTTAGTATTGACATCCCTTAGGTGCCTTCTTTATATATACTCtaccttctttttttcttgtgttaTTATGGGggatattttcataataaatgatgtttataaat
The Raphanus sativus cultivar WK10039 chromosome 1, ASM80110v3, whole genome shotgun sequence DNA segment above includes these coding regions:
- the LOC108855345 gene encoding secreted transmembrane peptide 6 isoform X1 gives rise to the protein MGSKSLNIAALVLPLLLILFTLSSQARLVESTGRKLAVRGFGGAPIIWTPPSNSCGASPAVWYPKPTKPRPCRRSPGIGIPTSYQSP
- the LOC108855345 gene encoding secreted transmembrane peptide 6 isoform X2 — encoded protein: MGSKSLNIAALVLPLLLILFTLSSQARLVESTGRKLVRGFGGAPIIWTPPSNSCGASPAVWYPKPTKPRPCRRSPGIGIPTSYQSP